A window of Sphingorhabdus lacus contains these coding sequences:
- the rimO gene encoding 30S ribosomal protein S12 methylthiotransferase RimO translates to MRAAIMATQIKAAPKVGMVSLGCPKALVDSERILTKLRADGYGLSPDYAGADVVLVNTCGFLDSAKEESLEAIGEAIAENGRVIVTGCMGNEADVIRARFPDVLAITGAHQYEDVVSAVHAAAPPARGAFVDLVPEGGLKLTPRHYSYLKISEGCNHSCAFCIIPSLRGKLVSRRIDAVLREAEKLVSAGTKELLVISQDTSAYGVDTRHESREWKGRDVRAHMTDLARELGGLRTSEGVAPWVRLHYVYPYPHVDDVIPLMAEGFLTPYLDIPFQHAAPNVLKAMKRPANEAKVLERIRNWRNIAPDIAIRSSFVVGFPGETEADFEYLLEWLDEAQLDRVGAFRFEPVEGAQANALPNPVPEEVKEERFQRIMAKTAAISAAKLAAKVGRTLPVIIDEIGEPDEDGSIGATGRSQADAPEIDGHVYLRDVAATVKEGDIVSVAIEDADEHDLFGVIAG, encoded by the coding sequence ATGCGCGCCGCCATCATGGCAACTCAAATCAAAGCAGCGCCCAAGGTGGGCATGGTCTCCCTCGGCTGTCCCAAGGCACTGGTCGACAGCGAACGTATTCTGACGAAGCTGCGCGCCGACGGCTATGGCCTGTCGCCCGATTATGCAGGTGCAGACGTGGTGTTGGTGAACACCTGCGGATTTCTCGACTCTGCCAAAGAGGAAAGCCTTGAAGCCATTGGTGAGGCGATTGCCGAAAATGGCCGGGTGATTGTTACCGGATGCATGGGCAATGAAGCCGACGTCATTCGCGCCCGTTTTCCGGACGTTTTGGCCATTACCGGCGCGCATCAATATGAAGATGTGGTGTCCGCCGTCCACGCTGCAGCCCCGCCCGCGCGCGGTGCTTTTGTCGATCTGGTGCCCGAGGGTGGCCTGAAACTGACACCCCGCCATTATAGCTATTTGAAGATTTCCGAAGGCTGCAACCATAGCTGCGCCTTTTGCATCATCCCGTCACTGCGGGGCAAACTCGTCAGCCGCCGGATTGATGCCGTATTGCGTGAAGCAGAAAAGCTGGTGTCCGCGGGGACCAAGGAATTGCTGGTCATTAGCCAGGATACATCGGCCTATGGCGTTGATACGCGCCATGAAAGCCGGGAGTGGAAAGGTCGCGACGTCCGCGCGCATATGACCGATCTGGCCCGCGAGCTGGGCGGTCTGCGGACAAGCGAAGGCGTCGCGCCATGGGTGCGGCTGCATTATGTCTATCCCTATCCGCATGTGGATGATGTGATCCCGTTGATGGCGGAAGGTTTCCTGACGCCTTATCTCGACATTCCGTTCCAGCATGCCGCGCCCAATGTGCTGAAGGCCATGAAACGGCCCGCAAATGAAGCCAAGGTGCTCGAACGCATTCGCAACTGGCGTAATATTGCGCCCGATATCGCAATCCGCTCCAGCTTTGTCGTCGGCTTCCCCGGCGAAACCGAGGCGGATTTTGAATATTTGCTCGAATGGCTGGACGAAGCACAACTCGACCGCGTTGGTGCGTTCCGTTTCGAACCGGTCGAAGGCGCGCAGGCCAATGCGCTGCCCAATCCGGTGCCGGAAGAGGTAAAGGAAGAGCGTTTCCAGCGGATCATGGCCAAAACCGCCGCCATCAGCGCGGCGAAACTGGCAGCGAAGGTGGGACGCACTTTGCCGGTCATCATCGACGAAATTGGTGAACCCGACGAAGACGGCAGCATCGGCGCCACGGGCCGCAGCCAGGCGGATGCGCCGGAAATCGACGGCCATGTCTACCTGCGCGACGTCGCGGCGACCGTGAAGGAAGGCGATATCGTTTCGGTCGCGATCGAGGATGCGGATGAGCATGACTTGTTTGGGGTGATTGCGGGGTAG
- a CDS encoding cytochrome P450 produces MSDDNPLPTGYQLSALDPTYRETPWVPLDRLRAADPVHHDQQLGRYFLTRGAEVSELIKNRELNADPRKANDGSFSKTLYGNNSKELSILMLDDPEHKRQRTLVLQAFNKRSVDALLPRIEQIACDLLDDIAATDGEFDFVQLFGSPLPTTVMAELLGINAADRKDFRRWSLGCMQALNPFRTPEQTALYEESTTVLADYLAREVDLRRTNPSDDLITRLAQAEEAGDTLTTQDIVLLIRLLLIAGNSTTTDMLGAGVVQLLKNPDQLAKFRARPDLHDNAMDEILRVEPPVTQVLRSAHQDMQVADKQVKQGDTIHMSLFGVHFDPEVNPDPLKFDIERPNIQHFAFGGGAHYCLGAGLGKAQAKIALPLLFERFPDLAFAPGREVKHKIAPAFNGYGEIWLVK; encoded by the coding sequence ATGTCCGACGATAATCCGCTTCCTACCGGCTACCAGCTTTCGGCGTTGGATCCGACCTATCGCGAGACACCGTGGGTGCCGCTCGACCGGCTGCGCGCGGCGGATCCTGTGCATCATGACCAGCAACTGGGCCGCTATTTCCTGACCCGTGGCGCGGAAGTGTCCGAGCTTATCAAAAATCGTGAACTGAATGCCGACCCGCGCAAGGCCAATGACGGCAGTTTTTCCAAGACGCTGTACGGGAATAACAGCAAAGAGCTTTCGATCCTGATGCTCGATGACCCTGAGCATAAGCGGCAGCGGACGTTGGTATTGCAGGCGTTTAACAAGCGGTCGGTCGATGCGCTGCTGCCCCGGATCGAGCAGATCGCGTGTGACCTGCTTGACGACATCGCCGCTACGGACGGCGAGTTTGATTTTGTGCAGCTTTTCGGGTCGCCCCTGCCGACCACGGTGATGGCGGAATTGCTGGGGATCAATGCGGCGGATCGCAAGGATTTCCGCCGCTGGTCGCTGGGCTGTATGCAGGCGCTCAATCCCTTCCGCACGCCGGAGCAGACGGCCTTATATGAAGAATCGACGACCGTGCTCGCCGATTATCTGGCGCGCGAGGTCGACCTGCGGCGGACTAACCCGAGCGATGATCTCATCACCCGGCTAGCGCAGGCCGAGGAGGCGGGCGATACACTGACCACGCAGGACATCGTGTTGTTGATCCGCTTGCTGCTGATCGCGGGGAATTCGACCACGACCGACATGCTGGGGGCAGGGGTCGTTCAATTGCTGAAAAATCCCGACCAGCTCGCCAAATTCCGCGCGCGCCCGGACCTGCACGACAATGCGATGGACGAAATCCTGCGTGTCGAACCGCCAGTGACGCAAGTGCTGCGCAGCGCGCATCAGGATATGCAGGTTGCCGACAAGCAGGTGAAGCAGGGCGACACGATCCACATGTCGCTCTTTGGCGTGCATTTCGATCCGGAGGTCAATCCCGACCCGCTGAAATTCGACATTGAGCGGCCCAATATCCAGCATTTCGCCTTTGGCGGCGGCGCGCATTATTGCCTTGGCGCGGGGCTGGGCAAGGCGCAGGCGAAGATTGCGCTGCCGTTGCTGTTCGAACGCTTCCCCGACCTCGCCTTTGCACCGGGCCGCGAGGTAAAGCACAAGATCGCACCTGCCTTTAACGGCTATGGCGAAATCTGGCTGGTGAAGTAA
- a CDS encoding DUF1295 domain-containing protein: MTDVFSTLALNGVALMVAILLLWAYSVRIRDVSFIDAFWAFGMVVLAWATWAQSANPGARSNLILGLTTLWGMRLTIHLWVRWRAHGEDPRYTKIMASRMEKKGWSWAKTSLIAVFLTQAPLLFITCLPAQLGIWASEGGRTVIGPLGAVGAAIALIGIAFETIGDAQLNAFRKDPANKGKVLDTGLWRYTRHPNYFGDACTWWGIWLIAAESGLPGWISIVGPLFLTFTLTKWSGKPLLEYGMKKTRPGYAEYVARTSGFFPLPPKKG, translated from the coding sequence ATGACCGATGTTTTTTCTACTCTCGCCCTGAACGGCGTGGCGCTGATGGTCGCGATATTGCTGCTCTGGGCATATTCGGTGCGGATCCGGGATGTGTCCTTTATCGATGCCTTCTGGGCATTTGGCATGGTCGTGCTGGCGTGGGCGACATGGGCGCAGTCGGCTAATCCCGGCGCGCGCTCCAACCTTATTCTGGGACTGACGACGCTGTGGGGAATGCGGCTGACGATCCATTTATGGGTCCGCTGGCGCGCGCATGGCGAAGACCCGCGCTATACCAAGATCATGGCCAGCCGTATGGAGAAAAAGGGCTGGAGCTGGGCCAAAACGTCGCTGATCGCAGTATTTCTGACGCAGGCGCCGCTGCTGTTCATTACCTGCCTTCCGGCGCAGCTTGGCATCTGGGCGAGCGAGGGTGGCCGCACCGTTATTGGCCCGCTCGGCGCCGTTGGTGCCGCCATCGCGCTGATCGGTATCGCCTTTGAAACCATCGGCGACGCGCAGCTCAACGCCTTTCGCAAGGATCCGGCCAACAAGGGTAAGGTGCTCGACACCGGCCTGTGGCGCTATACCCGCCACCCCAATTATTTCGGCGATGCCTGCACCTGGTGGGGCATATGGCTGATTGCTGCGGAATCGGGCCTGCCCGGCTGGATCAGCATCGTCGGCCCGTTGTTCCTGACCTTCACGCTCACCAAATGGTCGGGCAAACCGTTGCTGGAATATGGCATGAAGAAAACGCGGCCGGGCTATGCCGAATATGTGGCCCGCACGTCCGGCTTCTTCCCGCTACCGCCCAAAAAGGGGTAG
- a CDS encoding lysophospholipid acyltransferase family protein, protein MSFEERKPSWISRLFRKALVGIYRRHGWRAHGVVPEPRKFVLIAAPHTSNWDFVYFLGLTDELGIRPHFMAKSSLFRWPWKNFMLDMGGVPVDRSSSKNYVQQMVDEFQRRTEFMLTIAPEGTRDTVKAWKTGFYHIAVGAGVPLVVGMMDYPSKSGGLGPAIWPTGDYKADMAKVAEIYAKVTPKHPAKGMTAVLAKDEE, encoded by the coding sequence ATGTCATTTGAGGAGCGGAAGCCAAGCTGGATTTCCCGGCTTTTCCGAAAAGCACTGGTCGGCATCTACCGGCGGCATGGTTGGCGCGCGCATGGAGTTGTGCCGGAACCGCGCAAATTCGTGCTTATCGCCGCCCCGCACACCTCCAATTGGGACTTTGTCTATTTTCTCGGACTGACCGATGAACTCGGTATCCGTCCACATTTCATGGCCAAAAGCTCGCTCTTCCGCTGGCCCTGGAAAAATTTCATGCTCGATATGGGCGGCGTGCCGGTCGACCGGTCGTCGAGCAAAAATTATGTCCAGCAGATGGTCGACGAATTTCAGCGGCGCACCGAATTCATGCTGACCATTGCGCCTGAGGGGACCCGTGATACGGTGAAGGCGTGGAAGACGGGTTTCTACCATATCGCGGTAGGCGCGGGCGTGCCGCTCGTGGTCGGGATGATGGACTATCCGTCCAAATCCGGTGGACTGGGTCCCGCAATTTGGCCAACGGGCGACTATAAGGCGGACATGGCCAAAGTGGCCGAAATCTATGCCAAGGTGACGCCCAAGCATCCTGCAAAGGGCATGACCGCAGTGTTGGCGAAGGACGAAGAATGA
- a CDS encoding beta-ketoacyl-ACP synthase III has product MSQNAQGAIPVISSTGLFTPTDTISNEELVASFNAYADRYNAAHPDAEPLTHSSVEFVEKASGIKSRHVMDKAAILDPDIMEPRYPERPNDQISLMAEIGVAACRQALEAAGRDVADVDAVLCAASNMQRAYPAMAVEIQHELGMQRGFGFDMNVACSSATFGIQTAADYIRSGNAKSVLVVNPEITSGHLNWRDRDSHFIFGDVATAILVEARDIAPEQHWEILGTRLKTQFSNNIRNNFGFLNRAHGDGPVDQSGPRNDKLFVQEGRKVFKEVVPMVGQMILEHADSLGLSGSDLRRMWLHQANTGMNRLIAHKVLGHEASEDESPTVLDTYANTSSAGSIIAFHKHNADLSAGDVGLICSFGAGYSAGCVFVRKVA; this is encoded by the coding sequence ATGTCGCAAAACGCGCAGGGTGCAATACCGGTGATATCCTCAACGGGATTGTTTACGCCGACCGATACGATCAGCAATGAAGAGCTCGTCGCCAGCTTCAACGCCTATGCGGACCGCTATAATGCAGCGCATCCCGATGCCGAGCCGCTGACCCACAGCTCGGTCGAATTTGTCGAAAAGGCGAGTGGCATCAAATCCCGCCATGTGATGGACAAGGCTGCAATCCTCGATCCCGATATCATGGAGCCACGTTATCCCGAACGGCCCAACGACCAGATTTCGCTGATGGCGGAAATCGGCGTCGCCGCTTGCCGGCAAGCGCTAGAGGCCGCCGGACGCGATGTGGCTGATGTCGACGCGGTTTTATGCGCTGCATCCAATATGCAACGTGCCTATCCGGCAATGGCGGTCGAAATACAGCATGAGCTCGGAATGCAGCGCGGCTTCGGCTTTGACATGAATGTTGCCTGTTCGTCCGCCACCTTCGGTATCCAGACCGCCGCCGACTATATCCGTAGCGGCAATGCAAAGTCGGTATTGGTAGTCAATCCGGAAATCACCTCCGGCCATTTGAACTGGCGCGACCGCGACAGCCATTTTATTTTCGGCGATGTCGCAACAGCGATACTGGTCGAGGCGCGTGATATTGCTCCGGAACAGCATTGGGAAATTCTCGGCACCCGCCTGAAGACCCAGTTTTCCAATAATATCCGGAACAATTTCGGTTTCCTGAACCGCGCCCATGGCGACGGTCCTGTCGACCAGAGCGGACCGCGCAACGACAAGCTGTTCGTGCAGGAAGGGCGCAAGGTTTTCAAGGAAGTGGTGCCGATGGTCGGGCAGATGATCCTGGAGCATGCCGACAGTCTGGGGCTGTCCGGATCGGACTTGCGCCGCATGTGGCTGCATCAGGCCAATACCGGCATGAACCGCCTGATCGCGCATAAGGTTTTGGGACATGAAGCCAGCGAAGATGAAAGTCCGACCGTGCTTGACACCTATGCCAATACGTCCAGCGCCGGTTCGATCATTGCTTTCCACAAGCATAATGCCGATCTTTCGGCGGGCGATGTGGGGCTGATCTGTTCGTTTGGCGCGGGTTATTCGGCCGGCTGTGTCTTTGTTCGCAAGGTCGCCTAA
- a CDS encoding PilZ domain-containing protein gives MAGDEHLFNSRLFRRDEVRIAGEVRERGGGKQKISVIDLSQSGFRMHCVFLIPKDRTIFLTMPGLEAMEARIAWHENDYYGCEFKRKLYPAVYEHIIKTNPALALRH, from the coding sequence TTGGCTGGAGACGAACATCTCTTTAACTCGCGCCTGTTCCGACGGGACGAGGTCCGCATTGCCGGTGAAGTCCGGGAAAGAGGCGGAGGGAAGCAAAAGATATCCGTTATAGACCTGTCGCAATCAGGTTTCCGGATGCATTGTGTTTTCCTGATCCCCAAGGATCGCACCATTTTTCTGACCATGCCGGGATTAGAGGCGATGGAAGCCCGGATCGCCTGGCACGAGAACGACTATTATGGCTGCGAATTCAAACGGAAACTCTATCCGGCGGTTTACGAGCACATCATCAAAACAAATCCGGCGCTGGCCTTGCGACACTGA
- a CDS encoding PspC domain-containing protein translates to MARLVLDKANKKILGVCAGLANWSGIDPMIVRLIFAVATLIGFGSPILIYILLAMILD, encoded by the coding sequence ATGGCACGTTTGGTTCTGGATAAAGCCAATAAGAAGATCCTCGGCGTATGCGCTGGATTGGCAAATTGGTCCGGGATTGACCCGATGATCGTTCGCCTGATCTTTGCGGTAGCCACCCTGATTGGCTTTGGTTCGCCGATCCTGATCTATATCCTGCTCGCCATGATATTGGATTGA